Proteins encoded within one genomic window of Mesobacillus subterraneus:
- a CDS encoding penicillin-binding protein has product MIKKQPNMNAGAAVLFVIFSLLFFILIFRFISIQVTGEVHGQALAARAQQKYSNEKIIEATRGTIFDRKGEVVAEDTTAYTLVAILNESVTTNKKKPKHVSNPAKTAAVLAKYIDMSESEIYKRLTKQGAWQVEFGKAGRDISHQAKREIEEEKLPGITFLRDSKRFYPNGVFSSHLVGFVEKEETEDDKTVTSGQLGIEKTLNKELTGKNGSLSFESDLWGFLLPDGEKKVTPAEDGSNVFLTIDKKIQTFVEDAVDRVDKEYKPKKIIAVVADPKTGDILGMAQRPSFHPTTREGLDNSWHNEVVETPIEPGSTMKIFTLAAAIEENKWNPNEWYKSGSYKVTENSKPIRDHNGSGWGSITYLEGIQRSSNVAVAKLVNEKIGTEKFREYLTDFGFDEPTGIDLPNETAGTIVYRWPIEKITTSYGQGTTVTPIQMIQAATAVANDGKMMKPRVIDKIVDPNTGEVIKQEEPKSVGQPISAETAKKVRDVLGTVVTGEHGTGKSYAIEGYEVAGKTGTANLTANGSYLAGASDYLFSFLGMAPKDDPKLIVYVAVQQPEIDHYFKGSIPTSMIFKSVMKSSLQYLNIKPASMEKADSIKVPDVTGMNSGEAKSLLESKGFETVIIGDGSQVEEQLPKAEIMALEGEKVFIKSSGVMTYPDMTDWSLRDVLKLAQITGIKLNKAGSGYVTKQSLKPGLPINEGENLIVELETPLQQFENSLKTEEENEETEEVGG; this is encoded by the coding sequence ATGATCAAGAAACAGCCAAATATGAATGCAGGAGCAGCGGTATTATTCGTAATATTCAGCCTGCTCTTTTTTATCTTGATTTTCAGGTTTATTTCAATCCAGGTCACCGGGGAAGTGCATGGACAAGCCCTGGCTGCAAGGGCGCAGCAAAAGTACTCAAATGAAAAAATAATCGAGGCGACTAGAGGAACGATTTTTGACCGAAAAGGCGAAGTTGTTGCTGAGGATACAACAGCCTACACACTTGTCGCTATCCTTAATGAATCTGTGACAACGAATAAAAAGAAACCAAAGCATGTGAGCAATCCTGCGAAAACAGCAGCCGTGCTTGCTAAGTATATTGATATGAGTGAGTCGGAAATATATAAAAGACTGACAAAACAAGGCGCTTGGCAGGTTGAATTCGGAAAAGCCGGCCGCGACATTTCCCATCAGGCCAAACGTGAGATTGAAGAGGAGAAGCTGCCGGGGATTACTTTTTTACGAGATTCAAAGAGGTTCTATCCGAATGGTGTATTCTCATCCCACTTAGTCGGATTTGTGGAAAAGGAAGAAACTGAGGACGATAAAACGGTTACTTCTGGACAGCTCGGGATAGAAAAAACACTTAATAAGGAATTGACTGGTAAAAATGGCTCTCTTTCATTCGAAAGTGATTTATGGGGCTTCCTTTTACCTGATGGAGAGAAAAAAGTCACACCTGCCGAAGATGGCAGCAATGTTTTTTTAACGATTGATAAAAAAATCCAGACGTTCGTGGAGGATGCAGTCGATCGTGTAGACAAGGAATACAAGCCAAAGAAAATCATTGCAGTCGTGGCTGATCCGAAGACTGGTGATATTCTCGGGATGGCTCAACGACCGAGCTTCCACCCGACGACAAGGGAAGGGCTCGATAACAGCTGGCATAACGAGGTGGTCGAAACACCAATTGAGCCAGGTTCGACGATGAAAATCTTCACGCTTGCAGCGGCAATTGAGGAGAATAAATGGAATCCTAATGAGTGGTATAAATCTGGTTCCTATAAAGTTACTGAAAACTCAAAGCCGATTCGCGACCATAACGGCAGCGGATGGGGTTCAATTACCTATCTTGAAGGAATTCAGCGTTCCTCGAACGTAGCAGTGGCAAAGTTAGTAAATGAAAAAATCGGTACAGAAAAATTCCGTGAGTACCTTACTGATTTTGGGTTTGACGAGCCCACAGGCATCGACCTTCCTAATGAAACAGCCGGAACGATTGTCTATAGATGGCCGATTGAAAAAATAACGACATCTTACGGACAGGGTACTACTGTGACGCCAATACAGATGATCCAAGCCGCAACAGCAGTAGCAAATGATGGGAAGATGATGAAACCGCGAGTGATCGATAAGATAGTCGATCCAAACACAGGTGAAGTGATCAAGCAGGAAGAGCCGAAGTCTGTTGGGCAGCCTATATCCGCTGAAACAGCAAAAAAGGTGAGAGATGTTTTAGGTACAGTTGTAACTGGTGAACATGGTACTGGTAAATCATACGCAATCGAAGGTTACGAGGTTGCTGGTAAAACTGGTACTGCGAACTTAACAGCTAACGGCAGTTATTTAGCAGGGGCGAGCGATTACCTGTTTTCATTCCTGGGGATGGCTCCAAAAGATGACCCTAAACTTATCGTTTATGTAGCCGTTCAACAGCCGGAAATCGACCATTATTTTAAAGGATCGATTCCTACATCCATGATTTTTAAATCTGTGATGAAGAGCAGTCTTCAGTATTTGAATATTAAACCTGCTTCAATGGAAAAAGCTGATTCGATAAAGGTTCCTGATGTAACTGGCATGAATTCAGGAGAAGCAAAGAGTTTGCTAGAATCTAAAGGGTTTGAAACAGTGATTATAGGAGATGGCAGCCAGGTTGAGGAGCAGTTGCCAAAGGCAGAGATAATGGCTCTCGAGGGAGAGAAAGTCTTTATCAAGTCATCGGGAGTCATGACATACCCTGACATGACAGACTGGTCACTCAGGGACGTCTTGAAGCTGGCGCAAATTACAGGGATTAAGTTAAACAAAGCCGGCAGCGGTTATGTTACAAAACAAAGTCTTAAGCCAGGATTGCCAATCAATGAAGGTGAAAATTTGATTGTCGAGCTGGAAACCCCGCTGCAGCAATTTGAGAATTCATTAAAAACTGAGGAAGAAAATGAAGAGACAGAGGAAGTGGGCGGGTGA
- the ftsL gene encoding cell division protein FtsL, with translation MMSNLARKLQQEQQQQTVQVPAKAPAKRNSILTPGEKILMFVFGTIVCFGATFMVSKQAAIYEVNKEIQIIEGDIQEQQKINSDLEIQISELSTYERIKKVTEKLGLTLNEDNVKGVEN, from the coding sequence ATGATGAGCAATCTGGCTAGAAAATTGCAGCAAGAGCAGCAACAGCAAACTGTTCAGGTACCGGCAAAAGCACCGGCGAAACGCAATTCGATATTAACGCCCGGCGAAAAAATCCTGATGTTTGTTTTCGGGACAATTGTTTGCTTCGGCGCAACATTCATGGTTTCAAAACAGGCAGCCATTTACGAAGTCAACAAAGAAATCCAAATCATTGAAGGCGATATTCAGGAGCAGCAAAAGATTAACAGTGATCTTGAAATCCAGATTAGCGAATTAAGTACCTATGAAAGAATTAAGAAGGTAACAGAAAAGCTCGGTTTAACATTGAATGAAGACAATGTTAAAGGTGTGGAAAACTGA
- the rsmH gene encoding 16S rRNA (cytosine(1402)-N(4))-methyltransferase RsmH — protein sequence MFKHTTVLLEETVDGLGIKPDGTYVDCTLGGAGHSELILSKLSGNGKLYAFDQDDIAIANAKEKLAAYGDRLTIIKSNFLHLKEELENHGVTEVDGVLYDLGVSSPQLDTPERGFSYHHDAPLDMRMDQDAPLSAYDVINEWSYEKLVKIFFQYGEEKFSKQIARKIEAAREIKHVETTGELVELIKDAIPAPARRKGGHPAKRVFQAVRIAVNDELGVFEKSLEQAIDLLDIGGRISVITFHSLEDRICKVTLKKASETPPLPPGLPIIPEEYQPKLKLVTRKPILPSEEELEFNNRARSAKLRIAEKVKK from the coding sequence ATGTTCAAACATACAACAGTTTTGCTAGAAGAAACAGTAGACGGGCTGGGTATCAAGCCTGACGGTACATATGTGGATTGCACTCTCGGTGGCGCAGGCCACAGTGAATTAATTTTGTCCAAGCTTTCGGGAAATGGAAAGCTATACGCGTTTGACCAGGACGATATTGCGATTGCGAATGCAAAAGAAAAGCTTGCTGCTTATGGAGACAGACTGACAATTATTAAAAGCAACTTTCTCCATTTGAAGGAAGAACTAGAAAACCATGGTGTAACGGAGGTTGATGGTGTCCTATATGACCTTGGAGTCTCATCTCCACAGCTGGACACACCAGAACGAGGCTTCAGCTACCATCATGATGCTCCGCTTGATATGCGGATGGACCAGGACGCACCATTGTCCGCTTACGATGTCATTAATGAATGGTCATATGAAAAACTGGTCAAAATCTTTTTCCAGTATGGGGAAGAGAAATTTTCAAAGCAGATTGCCCGAAAGATTGAAGCAGCAAGGGAAATCAAACACGTTGAAACCACTGGTGAACTTGTAGAGTTGATTAAGGATGCGATTCCTGCACCTGCAAGAAGAAAAGGTGGTCATCCTGCAAAGAGAGTTTTTCAGGCGGTAAGAATCGCTGTTAATGATGAACTTGGTGTATTTGAAAAATCACTCGAACAGGCGATTGACCTACTTGATATAGGTGGAAGGATCAGTGTTATCACCTTCCACTCATTAGAGGACAGAATTTGTAAGGTTACCTTGAAGAAAGCGAGCGAAACACCCCCGCTGCCTCCAGGATTGCCAATCATCCCTGAAGAATACCAGCCGAAGTTGAAGCTGGTCACACGAAAGCCAATCCTCCCTTCAGAGGAAGAATTGGAGTTCAATAACAGGGCAAGATCCGCAAAACTGCGTATCGCTGAAAAAGTAAAAAAATAA
- the bshC gene encoding bacillithiol biosynthesis cysteine-adding enzyme BshC encodes MEMLNLSLPAANRFATDYLAGSPELQSFFHYNFTDKNCYIHRLDELKNRSFMRNELADHIQFFMTRFAKSDKINGNIEKLRKENSVAVIGGQQAGILTGPLYTIHKVISIIKLAEQKEAELGIPVVPVFWIAGEDHDYQEVNHVYVMNDNKQEKWVYPERNLEKKMISEVCINRDLCYSWVEEIMETYGETKHTKEVLAFALESLEKAESFVDFFAMIIMELFKDSGLLIVDSGNKELRRLEKEYFINQIKNHREITTAVLEQQEQTISAGFANMIEITENAANLFYYDEKVNERILLQFDPQSGGFSGKNGEVTFTYDELVEIANEYPEKLSNNVVTRPLMQELLFPTLAFIGGPGEIAYWAELKLVFEHFGLNMPPLVPRLNITLLERSIESDLKELNLDLQEVLISGTNGHEIKFIDSLKDREVEELFENVKMTLADQYKVIREKSNGIDPVLMPMLQKNESILLKQVEFMEDKIVEAICRKHDHILRKFTRVENALRPGGSPQERVWNPFYYLNKYGLSLIPELLKLHYEFDGTHKVIKM; translated from the coding sequence ATGGAGATGTTGAATCTCTCTCTTCCGGCAGCAAACCGGTTTGCGACAGATTACCTGGCTGGAAGCCCTGAATTGCAGAGCTTCTTTCATTACAATTTTACAGACAAAAACTGTTATATTCATCGCCTTGATGAATTGAAAAATAGAAGCTTTATGAGGAATGAGCTTGCAGACCATATTCAGTTCTTCATGACCCGTTTTGCCAAGTCTGACAAAATCAATGGTAATATTGAAAAGCTCAGAAAAGAAAATAGCGTAGCAGTCATCGGAGGACAGCAGGCAGGTATTCTGACTGGACCGCTATATACTATTCATAAAGTGATATCGATTATCAAGCTTGCTGAACAAAAAGAGGCAGAGCTGGGAATTCCAGTCGTACCCGTATTTTGGATTGCTGGAGAAGACCATGATTATCAGGAAGTTAACCATGTCTACGTCATGAATGACAATAAGCAGGAAAAGTGGGTTTATCCTGAAAGGAATCTAGAGAAAAAAATGATTTCAGAAGTTTGTATCAACAGGGACCTATGCTATTCCTGGGTTGAAGAAATCATGGAAACCTATGGAGAAACAAAGCACACGAAAGAAGTATTGGCATTTGCTTTAGAATCTTTGGAGAAAGCCGAATCATTTGTTGATTTTTTTGCGATGATTATCATGGAGCTTTTCAAGGACTCAGGTTTGCTGATTGTGGATTCAGGAAATAAAGAACTGCGCAGGCTTGAAAAAGAATACTTCATCAATCAAATAAAGAACCATCGTGAAATTACCACTGCTGTACTTGAACAGCAAGAACAGACAATCTCGGCAGGATTTGCTAATATGATCGAAATTACCGAGAATGCTGCGAACCTTTTCTATTACGATGAAAAAGTAAATGAACGGATTTTACTCCAATTTGACCCACAAAGTGGAGGATTTTCAGGTAAGAATGGTGAAGTCACCTTCACATATGATGAACTGGTGGAGATTGCGAACGAATATCCTGAGAAGCTAAGCAATAATGTTGTCACTCGTCCGTTAATGCAGGAGTTGCTTTTCCCAACACTGGCGTTCATTGGAGGCCCTGGTGAAATTGCCTATTGGGCTGAATTGAAACTCGTTTTTGAACATTTCGGTCTCAACATGCCCCCGCTTGTACCAAGACTTAACATCACCCTGCTCGAAAGGTCGATTGAGTCTGACCTTAAAGAATTGAACCTTGATTTGCAAGAGGTATTGATCTCAGGCACGAACGGGCATGAGATCAAATTTATCGATTCATTAAAGGATCGTGAAGTAGAAGAACTTTTCGAGAATGTAAAAATGACACTGGCTGATCAATATAAGGTCATTCGTGAAAAATCAAACGGAATTGACCCAGTACTGATGCCAATGCTGCAGAAGAACGAATCCATCCTGTTAAAACAGGTTGAGTTCATGGAGGATAAAATCGTGGAGGCCATTTGCCGTAAACATGACCATATCCTGAGGAAGTTCACAAGAGTTGAAAATGCACTAAGACCAGGCGGATCACCACAGGAAAGAGTCTGGAATCCATTCTATTATTTGAATAAGTACGGTTTAAGTTTAATACCTGAATTATTAAAGCTTCATTATGAATTCGATGGAACACACAAAGTTATAAAAATGTAA
- a CDS encoding DUF3397 domain-containing protein has protein sequence MMSGLFSALVAALITVPMIGYLAVFIISKQITGNHRRSVNTAIDFSTFLLVLSVHFLIITIWEKSFLWLILIILFGLAAIFVWIHWKFKEEILLPKVFKGFWRLNFLLFFSAYIVLVLYGLVKRLTFLFA, from the coding sequence ATGATGTCGGGATTATTCTCCGCGCTTGTTGCCGCATTGATTACAGTTCCAATGATTGGCTACCTCGCTGTGTTCATCATCAGTAAGCAAATCACAGGCAATCATCGGCGTTCAGTCAATACGGCAATTGATTTCAGCACCTTTTTACTGGTGCTGTCTGTTCATTTTTTGATCATCACTATTTGGGAAAAGTCCTTCCTCTGGCTGATTTTGATCATCTTGTTTGGGCTTGCGGCTATATTTGTGTGGATTCATTGGAAATTTAAAGAGGAAATATTGTTGCCAAAAGTGTTTAAGGGGTTTTGGCGCTTAAATTTCCTGCTTTTCTTTTCAGCATACATCGTCCTAGTTTTATATGGTTTGGTTAAGCGCCTTACATTTTTGTTCGCTTAA
- a CDS encoding 2-dehydropantoate 2-reductase encodes MKIGIIGGGSVGLLFSYYLSMGSDVSIYTRTREQADSINENGLHLVKSGIEHTPAKVTAVPIHEWKGNDDLTVVAVKQYQLDGLISDLKDKAKGSILFLQNGYSHIKLLSELETPEVYVGSVEHGAVRKNGFTVQHNGLGVTRTAIFKGEDDLLRELSTISPSGFPFIIEPDFKEMLIKKLVVNSVINPLTAILKVKNGELIHNPSYFEIFKQMFDECAYVLDLPNREQYFKNLMTVCEKTANNHSSMFKDIENGRQTEIDAILGYLLDLSNSKNIKAPLIHNYYHCIKGKEHEREGA; translated from the coding sequence ATGAAAATAGGAATAATCGGCGGCGGATCAGTAGGTTTATTATTCTCTTATTACCTGAGCATGGGTAGTGATGTTTCCATATACACAAGGACACGGGAACAAGCAGACTCAATTAACGAAAATGGTCTTCATCTTGTAAAAAGTGGAATAGAGCATACTCCTGCAAAGGTAACTGCTGTCCCAATCCACGAATGGAAGGGGAACGATGATTTAACAGTTGTTGCGGTAAAGCAATACCAGCTGGATGGTTTAATATCTGATCTAAAAGATAAAGCGAAAGGAAGCATCCTTTTTCTGCAAAATGGCTATAGCCATATCAAACTGCTTTCTGAATTGGAAACACCTGAAGTTTATGTGGGATCCGTTGAACACGGAGCTGTAAGAAAGAACGGCTTTACAGTTCAGCATAATGGATTGGGTGTAACAAGAACTGCGATATTTAAAGGAGAAGATGACCTTCTTAGAGAATTATCTACTATATCACCTTCGGGTTTTCCGTTTATCATTGAACCGGATTTCAAGGAGATGCTAATCAAGAAGCTGGTGGTCAATTCGGTAATTAATCCATTGACAGCAATTCTTAAAGTTAAAAATGGCGAGCTGATCCACAATCCATCTTACTTTGAAATTTTTAAGCAAATGTTTGATGAGTGTGCCTATGTACTTGATTTGCCTAATCGGGAACAGTACTTCAAAAATCTAATGACAGTTTGCGAAAAAACAGCAAATAACCATTCATCCATGTTTAAAGATATTGAAAATGGCCGACAAACTGAAATTGACGCCATCCTCGGGTATTTGCTCGACTTATCTAACAGCAAAAATATAAAAGCTCCATTAATACATAATTATTATCATTGCATCAAGGGGAAGGAGCACGAAAGGGAGGGAGCATGA
- a CDS encoding acyl-CoA carboxylase subunit beta, giving the protein MTTAKTLTDSLQEKVQKIEAGGQPKYHEKLAEQNKLFVRERLNLLFDDGVYEEDGKFANFQAGDLPADGVVTAIGKIDGQTVCVMANDSTIKAGSWGARTVEKIIRVQETAEKLKVPLLYLVDSAGARITDQLDMFPNRRGAGKIFYNQVKLSGVIPQVCLLFGPSAAGGAYIPAFCDIVIMVDQNASMYLGSPRMAEKVIGEKVTLEEMGGARMHCSVSGVGDMLVYSEEEAIESAKRYLSYFPANFQSKTEVVEGVAPKAGRSLEEIVPVNQNAPFDMYEGIDALIDEGSFFEIKKLFAPEIITGLARIDGKAVGIIANQPKVKGGVLFVDSADKAAKFITLCDAFHIPLLFLADVPGFMIGTKVERAGIIRHGAKLIAAMSSATVPKISVIVRKAYGAGLYAMAGPAFEPDCCIALPTAQIAVMGPEAAVNAVYSNKINQIEDPKEKIAFVQEKHQEYKESIDIYKLASELIVDDIVAANDLRNALIDRFKLYETKDMQFSVRKHPVYPV; this is encoded by the coding sequence ATGACTACCGCGAAGACTTTAACTGATTCGTTGCAGGAAAAGGTTCAAAAAATCGAGGCTGGTGGACAACCGAAATACCATGAAAAGCTGGCAGAGCAAAATAAATTATTTGTGCGTGAGCGCTTGAATCTATTATTTGACGACGGAGTCTATGAAGAAGATGGCAAATTCGCCAACTTCCAGGCTGGTGACCTTCCCGCAGATGGTGTCGTTACAGCGATTGGAAAAATAGACGGGCAAACAGTATGTGTAATGGCGAATGATTCAACAATAAAAGCCGGGTCATGGGGCGCCAGGACTGTTGAGAAGATCATTAGAGTCCAGGAAACAGCTGAAAAGCTGAAAGTGCCATTGCTGTACCTCGTGGATTCTGCCGGAGCCAGGATTACTGACCAGCTTGATATGTTCCCTAACAGAAGGGGAGCAGGCAAGATCTTTTACAATCAGGTGAAATTATCTGGGGTAATCCCCCAAGTCTGTCTCCTTTTTGGTCCTTCTGCAGCCGGAGGGGCATATATCCCTGCTTTTTGCGATATCGTGATCATGGTTGACCAGAATGCATCAATGTATCTTGGGTCACCAAGGATGGCGGAAAAGGTAATCGGTGAGAAGGTAACGCTTGAGGAAATGGGCGGAGCCCGCATGCATTGTTCTGTCAGTGGTGTAGGCGATATGCTCGTTTACAGCGAAGAAGAAGCCATTGAATCAGCGAAGCGCTATTTGAGCTATTTCCCTGCGAATTTCCAATCAAAGACAGAAGTGGTCGAAGGAGTAGCTCCCAAGGCAGGAAGAAGTCTTGAAGAAATTGTTCCAGTGAACCAAAATGCTCCATTCGATATGTATGAAGGTATTGATGCTCTGATCGACGAAGGAAGTTTCTTTGAAATCAAAAAGCTGTTCGCTCCTGAAATCATCACTGGGCTTGCGCGTATAGACGGAAAGGCAGTTGGAATCATTGCCAACCAGCCGAAGGTGAAGGGCGGGGTATTGTTCGTGGACTCTGCCGATAAGGCTGCTAAATTCATCACGCTCTGCGATGCTTTCCATATTCCATTGCTGTTCCTTGCTGATGTACCGGGCTTCATGATAGGAACGAAGGTTGAGAGAGCGGGGATCATCCGTCACGGAGCGAAGCTGATTGCTGCGATGAGTTCAGCGACCGTACCGAAAATCTCTGTAATTGTCCGTAAGGCATATGGAGCTGGTTTGTACGCAATGGCTGGACCGGCATTCGAACCAGATTGCTGCATCGCCCTGCCGACTGCGCAGATCGCGGTCATGGGTCCGGAAGCAGCGGTTAACGCAGTATACTCCAATAAAATCAATCAAATTGAAGATCCTAAAGAGAAAATCGCTTTTGTCCAGGAGAAGCACCAGGAGTATAAAGAAAGTATCGATATCTATAAGCTCGCTTCCGAATTGATCGTTGACGACATCGTTGCAGCCAACGACCTGAGGAATGCACTGATAGACCGATTCAAGCTATACGAAACAAAAGATATGCAATTCAGTGTCAGGAAACATCCTGTATATCCGGTATAA
- a CDS encoding acetyl-CoA carboxylase biotin carboxyl carrier protein subunit yields the protein MKEITANMAGTVLNVMVAAGDTVSEGQEVLMLESMKMEIPVESHGAGSVAEVKVNIGDFVNEGDVLLVLE from the coding sequence ATGAAAGAAATTACAGCAAATATGGCAGGTACAGTACTTAATGTGATGGTAGCTGCAGGAGATACGGTTTCAGAAGGGCAGGAAGTCCTTATGCTTGAATCAATGAAGATGGAAATCCCTGTAGAAAGCCACGGGGCAGGAAGTGTTGCTGAAGTAAAGGTAAACATCGGAGACTTTGTCAACGAAGGCGATGTTCTGCTTGTACTAGAATAA
- a CDS encoding acetyl-CoA carboxylase biotin carboxylase subunit, whose translation MQKILIANRGEIALRIIKSCRDLGVKTVAVYSDADKELPFVKEADCAYRIGEPPVQKSYLNAEEILRIAQEEKVDGIHPGYGFLSENAEFARKVKEAGLTFIGPAPDTIEKMGDKIVARSTMEAAGVPVVPGSDQGLKTLEDAITLAEEIGYPVMLKASGGGGGIGMVLCENEQALAKNFDSTKGRAKAYFGSDEVFIEKYIKNARHVEVQIFGDTYGNHVHMFERDCSIQRRHQKVIEEAPSPFLKEEARQKMYETAVKAAKAVDYVNAGTVEFIVDENENFYFLEMNTRLQVEHPVTETITGLDLVKWQLLVARGEQLPLLQDGIEKKGWSIEFRLYAEDPVRFLPSPGKISEFSWIEAEGVRVDSGYESGSTVTPFYDPMVAKCIVGGNSREEAIQLGQEFFATLKLEGIKSNAPLFAEILNEEGFKSGNYTTAYLTERKMASK comes from the coding sequence ATGCAAAAAATATTAATTGCAAACAGAGGAGAAATTGCGCTTCGCATTATCAAATCTTGCCGTGATCTTGGAGTGAAAACAGTAGCAGTTTATTCTGATGCGGATAAAGAGCTGCCTTTTGTAAAAGAAGCTGATTGCGCTTACCGGATTGGCGAGCCGCCTGTACAAAAATCATATCTCAATGCAGAAGAAATTCTAAGAATCGCACAGGAAGAAAAGGTGGATGGCATCCATCCTGGTTATGGATTTTTATCAGAAAATGCAGAGTTTGCCCGGAAAGTGAAGGAAGCAGGTTTGACTTTCATTGGTCCTGCTCCGGATACGATTGAAAAAATGGGCGATAAAATCGTTGCTAGATCGACGATGGAAGCAGCGGGTGTACCAGTCGTTCCTGGAAGTGACCAGGGTTTGAAAACGCTGGAGGATGCAATTACGCTTGCAGAAGAAATCGGCTACCCTGTGATGCTAAAGGCGAGCGGGGGCGGCGGAGGCATTGGCATGGTGCTTTGTGAAAATGAGCAAGCGCTCGCTAAGAATTTTGATTCTACAAAGGGCAGAGCAAAGGCTTACTTTGGTTCTGATGAAGTATTCATTGAAAAATACATCAAAAATGCCCGGCATGTCGAGGTACAGATTTTTGGCGATACCTATGGCAACCATGTACATATGTTCGAACGTGATTGTTCCATCCAGCGCCGACACCAAAAAGTGATTGAAGAGGCACCTTCACCGTTCCTGAAAGAAGAAGCACGGCAGAAGATGTATGAAACAGCTGTAAAGGCCGCTAAAGCAGTGGACTATGTGAATGCTGGAACTGTGGAATTCATTGTTGATGAGAACGAAAACTTTTATTTCCTTGAAATGAATACAAGACTGCAGGTCGAACATCCAGTCACAGAAACCATCACAGGTCTGGACCTTGTTAAGTGGCAGCTTCTTGTCGCTCGTGGTGAACAATTGCCTCTGCTCCAGGATGGGATCGAAAAGAAAGGGTGGTCCATTGAATTCCGTTTGTATGCCGAGGATCCAGTTAGGTTCCTCCCGTCTCCTGGAAAAATCAGTGAGTTCTCTTGGATTGAGGCAGAAGGCGTCCGGGTCGATTCTGGCTATGAATCCGGTTCAACGGTAACCCCTTTTTATGACCCTATGGTTGCTAAGTGCATAGTAGGGGGAAACAGCCGTGAAGAAGCGATCCAGCTAGGACAGGAATTCTTCGCGACTCTGAAGCTTGAAGGCATCAAATCCAATGCGCCACTGTTCGCGGAGATATTAAATGAAGAGGGCTTCAAATCAGGCAATTATACTACAGCGTACTTAACAGAAAGAAAAATGGCATCTAAATAG
- a CDS encoding N-acetyltransferase, protein MVNKVEKLKINYKTLEEFKKFKEYDHQELSMLEDLEANIVENDSDSPFYGIYFGDKLVARMSLYQVKKQFDRYFEPPQDYLELWKLEVLPNYQGNGYGKALVEFAKSYGLPIKTNPRVKSQDFWDKMGFTPVHYDVERDRGENPLVWYPAGVTEQLQ, encoded by the coding sequence ATGGTGAATAAAGTGGAGAAACTGAAAATCAATTATAAGACATTAGAAGAATTCAAGAAATTCAAAGAGTATGACCACCAGGAGCTTTCGATGCTTGAGGACTTGGAAGCGAACATTGTTGAAAATGATAGCGATTCACCGTTCTACGGAATCTATTTCGGCGACAAGCTTGTTGCCCGCATGAGCCTTTACCAGGTGAAGAAGCAATTTGACCGTTATTTCGAGCCTCCCCAGGATTATCTTGAGCTTTGGAAGTTAGAAGTACTTCCAAATTACCAGGGCAACGGCTATGGAAAAGCACTTGTTGAATTCGCGAAAAGTTATGGTCTGCCAATCAAAACAAATCCTAGAGTAAAATCACAGGACTTTTGGGATAAGATGGGCTTCACGCCAGTTCATTATGATGTAGAAAGAGACCGTGGCGAGAATCCGCTTGTCTGGTATCCGGCTGGTGTAACTGAGCAATTGCAGTAA